The Labrus bergylta chromosome 23, fLabBer1.1, whole genome shotgun sequence genome includes the window aacacaacatgtttttggATATGAGGTGGCTCAGAGGATGCAAACATGAGCACAGAGTTAAATAGAACTAAAAgcagaaaccccccccccccaccactaGTTACTTTcaatgaagcagaaatgttgaCGCTGATAAGGAACTTTCAGTGGATTTCATTGGAACTAATGTAGATGCCGCCCTGTTATTCCCAAGGATGAGCCAGGCCAGGAATTACAACTAGccttgtataaaaaaaaaaacactgttaatgCTAGAAACCGAAAACATACCTCCTATTCACCAGCTGATTACACTGGGAATGAACTTACAAACCAAGAGTGTTAGGAGcacaaaatgcaacatttttcaaaaagttaaaatgtacTTATTATTACTGTTATTATGACAGACAACAAACAATCAGGAGTGCAGCCATCCGTACAACAGATATGTACCACTTTCTAATTGATTTACTTAACTTATCCAACAGAGCACAACAGAGACTAATTCAATTACTCAGAgcacattattatttacagtgatCACATACCTCGAGAAGAAAATAAGCTTGAGACATGTAGCCGATCAAGAGTTTTTTCAAACAATTAGTATATGAATCATTTGTACTGTATTCAGAAGAGGAATGGTGCTTGGCAGTATATCAGCCCTCTCCAGCAGCCTTGTCTTGGTTAATTAGTCTTTCTGTATCTCTGGGCCATCTTTTAATTACCAAGCAAAAGGCCTCATTAACATCAcacaagaggagaagaacagGGGCAGATAGCGAGAGACGGGCCGCCACATTCTGAGCCAAGATCAACAAAGACGAACAGTCAGGGTAATAGTGAGGGTTCAGGGCCTCAGAGCTGAGGGATAAAAGGGAAACTGAACGGCGTGGCGTGGTTGAATACAGATGTGAATGCAGTGAAAAGGAGGAGGTTATCACGGTGGAGACGGATAAGGATGAGGCTGGAataagaggaggaagacgaaATGACATACATAAGTTAAGTGTGGGGACCCAAATAGGTCGAGTCATGATAAAAGGAGTGTGGTGTGATAACGTCACCACAGTGCAAGTATGATGGTGATGCATGGTTTCAGCGCACGCAGGTGTAGAGGCTAAATCAACATGAGGTAGTGTGAAAAACAAGAGAAGACAACATGGGCTTTAGTGATAAACAAGAAGAAGCAAGAGGACTGAATGAGACCGACAGGGACTGGGAAGACTGTAGATGTTAATAAAACAGACTTTATGAACTCAACAGTGATGATACCTTAATGAGccacaaaatcaaacaatatgcATAAAGATGGACCATTTCTACATAGACTTTTTTATTGCTTGTAAATACTGCTGCGGGGATAATTGTCAGGCATGGTTGTTAACAGCACGCTCaagaaacagctttttaatttttcttaaatattctcaatgagtgatttttttgttaaaaaacaaccaaagcTCCTCACAGGAACATGCATAGTATCATATATCTACACTACATATAGCTTTGGTGTGTTGTCATTAATGTGCAGTAGAGCAACAGCAGATCTGCTAACTGCATCCACCTACTGGCCGTCTTCCTACCTCCTCTCTGGCTTTTCTCTCggcctcctcctgcttcttctgtctctcctcttcctctagcactttcctcctctcctccctcttcctcttcagctcctccagctcgacttcagcctcctgctgcttctgccTCATCCTCTCAAACTCCTCGCTCTCCGCATCGTCACGGCGACGCTTGAGCTCCTCCAGCTTGCGCTCTGCCTCCAGGCGGGCCGCGTCGTCCTGGTCGTCACCCGCGGACACCTCAGGGGAACGCACACTGCCGCGGCTAAGACAAAGACAGGTCAGCGCACACAATGCAGGTCAGAACACATGCGAAATATGTAGGAAGCAAAGCTGCTTGACAAACAGGTAAACACTTGACATTTGATACAAACTGAATATTTCAACATGCACTTGAAGGTTTGGTCTCTTTCACGGACAAGACAGGCCAAAGCACTTTGCACACATTCAAATATCAACAATCACCTTCACAGAGATACTGTTACAGCACATCTCCAGTTTCATTCCACGGGTGTAACTGTTTGTGATCCTCGTACAGAAACACACTACTGCTCTGATACAACTGACCGCTTTACAAGAATGAGATTGTTTGCTGAAAAACTGATTCAGACATGGTTTTCAATTACTTTGCAGAAGCCTAAGGCGAGGCTGTAATGCTTTCATTTTAATGCCAGTCTGAGAATTCTGACAAAATCAATCTGCGACATCATTAAGTTCCTGCCCAGTTGAACTGCCCCTGTTAGGCAAATGGAAACACAGTGACTTGTCACAACAAATGTGAGAAAAACTCATAACAAGAATAAGACATATTATAATACcctgcctttttttcttccttataTGGTAACAATTTTTCTTTATCATAGGAATATGTGTCTTTTGCACGGACTTCTGTATATCTCATTTTACAAAGAAatggttgtggttgttgttgtatcTTCTCTGCTGACTCATGTCAGGAGTATTAAGTTACTGCAGTACTTTTCCACATCTGGTGCTAAGAGACAGGCTTCATACAGCAGGATATGTGAAGgaacttttttatttgacaacGTCGGGGAAACAGGGGGGAACTAGAATCCTCCTCTCATGTGACCTAATATGTCAAATgtactttaaataaaagaatcaggccattttaaaaaacagtacTTAATAAttacttgtgtgtgtaaatgattGATTTTGTTTCCATCTTTATTTGCACTATAACTGGTATGTTTTGAGTTTCCGTTTGATGGAATAAATACTGTTCATGTATataggaattattataaaacaaAGAAGCACAAATACATCCATGTTGGTGCACccctaacaaaaaaaagaaagaaaataattatgCTGAACGAGATGATACATACAATTTGTTTTCTGAATATTTAGGATTAAAAGTGACTATTTTGACTTTTGATATTCTTGTTGAAAACATTGCTTTCCTGAATAATCGAGGGGACCGGGCTATCCTCAATCCCACCTTAGTGGAAACCCCTTTCGCCACATGATCGCGTGTTGCTATGTCTCTGTACCTGAGGGTCCTCTCGGGTTTCCTGTGCTGTATGGGAGTCACCTCCTCGTGTAGACCTCCATTCTGcttcctctgctcctccctgGCCCcgcctctctcctccacctgcaCAGTGACAAAGATGTCATTAGTGGGTCGGCTGACGGGGGAGAGTGTGCAATGTGACATCACAGGATGTCAAATGACAAGGAGCACAAGAGCACAACccacacaaaataacacagaacATCCTATAACACAGCGTCCACTCCAGAATGACTACTGAGACAGGATTATCTAACATATGATCACTATGGGCGTGTGTCCAACTTGATATTCTCTCTGTGACTGTTAATCATCATCATATGGTGACAGGCAAACATTTAAACTACCATTTATTATAAATAGGTAACACACAGTTGCAGCTTGCAACATCAGAATACATTTGTTTAACTGTTAATTTTAGTAAGCATTTGAACCTTTTCAGCACTAGTTAGGACTCTCTCAATGATTTCAGAGAAATTTTTTAAGCAGTTTAAGCATGGACATGTTAGCTTAAAAACAATCTATGGAATAAGAATTTGTGtgaaagacacaaataaatgtagttGACTGCTGTTGTTTGCACTACTAATATTTCTAGAAACTTATATGAGACATAGTAAAGGGAAGTCCCACTGACCCTGTTGAAGTCCAGAAAAAAAGGCCTTACAGACAAGTTTGAGATGTGTACATTATCAGGACATTCACTTTGATATTTCTTCCCCATGTAAGAGAAAACTTTGGTTTTGGTTTCTATATTTGGGGTTTCAAAAATTAGCCTCCGAATTCAAGGCTAGCTTAAAACCAAGGCTCTGTGGTCTCCTTTTAACTCCCCCTTGCTGCTAACGCACCTATTATTTTAACTTGCATCGAATTCTTTCACTGCTGTCAGTCTTTGGAGTGGAGTCAGTGTCATaagtgattctgctctcttagCTGAGGTGGAAGtcatgcaagaaaaaaacagtgcGACCACTCTGTGAGGCATAACATTAACCTTCTTAACAATCTGAACGCGTGGCTGCAAACACACCTCAGAAAAGGCAGTCTCAGATACCACCCGTTTGCAAACGGTGCAAAGAGGTGTCTGGGTAATTTTAGCGTCTGGCCCTGAGGAAAATCACTAAGGCAACAGGACAGCCTTATTAAGATATTGTTTTATGGCCTAGTCTTGTGCTATTTTTGTTTACGTCTCCTTAAAGATGCATGAAGACACTGAAGTTACCCAGAGAGATTTTCCGTGCTGTGCATCACACCTCTACTGAAAATCTTACCACATGTTTGATACCTCATTATCTCCTGAGTGCAGTATCTCAGATACCTCATTGTCCTCTTCACTCTCATTTCTGAGTGCCATAGACTTGTTCTCTGAAGAATAATCTACGTAATCATCCTCAGGTACCTCTCCAGCCTCCTCTGATGCCACTGCATCCTCCTCGGCCTCTAAATTAGCTGACTTGGCCTGGTTTGAATTTTCACTGACTACcgaatgtttgtctttttcaatgAGCGCCTATAAGAAAAAGGTTTACAGTGGGCATTTGAAAGATGGATACAGTAAGTGGGTGACTGGAGGATGTGCTTAAGAAGTCATCAAAGCAATACCCATACCTTGGTTTCAGTTATAGGTTCTTCAGTAGATTCCTACAGAAACAAGCACCACATTTGCAGGGATTGTCAGCTAAAATAGTGCATAAATTGCTAAAATTTAAAAGAATTAACTCCTGACTCACCATTTCTCTCAAGTAAGACCTTCTTGGGTTCTCCTCCACCACTTCCActtgctgctcctcctcttcctctacacCCTCGTCTGCTTCCTCTTCAACCTCGGGAGCAGCCTCTTGTTCCTCCCTTGGCtcctctcgctctttctctctcctcgaGCTGTACCTCTCTGCcatctcctccccctcctcctcctcgtggTCACGGTAGCGACCCCTGCGCAAGGAGGAaggcctctcctcctctgcgaTGTTCTTCTCCACGGCGACGCTGTCGTTGCCCTCCGAGGTCATGGCGTCCAGCTGCTTCTGCCTCTCTAGCGCCTCCTGCATGCGTCTCAGCCGTCTCTCCTCGCGTTTGGCCATACGCTCCTGCAAGGCCTGGTCCTCGTCGTCTCCGCCAACTCCTCCATAAGAGCTGCTCACAGTTTCTGAGACACTgcaaggagagaaaggagaccAACATTTGAATTGTGTGGTCTTTTTTCATGAGAACTACGCCTAGAGTTCAGAGCAACAGACATGAGCTGTTAAGACAATGTAGGCAGGGATACTGACACAAAATGTTGTCTCCAATTACCTTCAAGGTGACCCTAAACTTTATAGTTTTTCAGTGGCTAAAGACATTAGACATTCCTCACATGGTCAGGTTTACACGTGAGGACCAAAAGTTCCACAGGGTATTGTTTAAGGAACATAAACTTTTTGCTTTGGCAAGGAAAAGCCAAAAACAATTAAGATAACATTGCTAAACAAACTCGCTTGGAATAAGATCTTTAATGCGGAACACATGAAAAATATCATGAAAGACAAAATTCCTAAAACTTGACGAATGAAAATGCCAAGTGAAGTTTCTCAGATTTGCTAAGAAAGCCCTGTACAAGTGTTTCAGTCAGACAGTTGATATGAAACCAGAAAACTTGACCGATTCTTCTGGGCTCTCTTgcgaaacagactgaaatgaataccaTGAAAGGAAATCTAAGTTTTCTAAGTTGACTGGCTGCCCATTATTGTCAGCTCTTTCAGACCATTGGCAGTATTGACAGGTCTACACCAcagatatatttaaaataaactaatgGTTAGAgcttcaaataaacacaaaatcagTCAAACTTCTCTTGGATTCCAAGTCTGAGGGAATTTTGTATCCTTGACTCAATAGCTCCTTTCTCTTTCCACATTTCATGACAATCAATCCAACAGTTGTTGAGACATTAAAGCAAAAACCACAAATGTGAACCTCATGGTTGAGT containing:
- the cald1a gene encoding caldesmon 1a isoform X1, which codes for MEEMDFKRRQELRRQKREEMRLEAERLARNDDDEEEAARERRRRARQDRLMTRESEDHSGQPDSLVMTNSHSVSETVSSSYGGVGGDDEDQALQERMAKREERRLRRMQEALERQKQLDAMTSEGNDSVAVEKNIAEEERPSSLRRGRYRDHEEEEGEEMAERYSSRREKEREEPREEQEAAPEVEEEADEGVEEEEEQQVEVVEENPRRSYLREMESTEEPITETKVEERGGAREEQRKQNGGLHEEVTPIQHRKPERTLSRGSVRSPEVSAGDDQDDAARLEAERKLEELKRRRDDAESEEFERMRQKQQEAEVELEELKRKREERRKVLEEEERQKKQEEAERKAREEDEKRKMKEEIERRRAEAAEKRQKVEDEDGEDRPFKCVSPRGSSLKIGERAEFLNKSAQKSTAKAAHSPVVSKIDNRLEQYTSAAQRENKESRSPRSGAADLPMVTDGIRNIKSMWEKGNVFTSPGSGGSTFKEAAVMKTGVAGRINDWLNKTPESGKTSGGRPADLKPVDVTNKRSLWENKGASPTKVAGRGETKSVANGMGH